A single genomic interval of Pelagerythrobacter marensis harbors:
- a CDS encoding MFS transporter has protein sequence MIESAAPALREPTEKEIRLVIAASSAGTVFEWYDFFIYGTLAGLIGAAFFPSGNETLQLLLVWAGFAVGFGFRPLGAILFGFLGDRWGRKYTFLITVTLMGIATAGVGMIPSAASIGLAAPIIVIGFRILQGLALGGEYGGAAIYVAEHAPPEKRGFYTSFIQASVVGGFVLSIAVVLACRFIIPEDDFVEWGWRVPFLLSIVLLGISLWMRLKLNESPVFQAMKAEGRTAANPFAESFSYPGNKKRIFVALFGITGVLTTIWYTAFFSGLSFLRGPMRMEEQLVELILFAAGLIAMSFYIVVGRWSDRVGRKKPIVIGALLALVLLFPTFWGMGQLANPGLAEAARENPVVVSGPQCTTDPFAELFDREQTDCGKVLETLTASGVRYSVEPAATLSLTVAGDPIAIAPEWFDDSAARRDGIIAALERHGFDFARQSPPLVNIAGILALLLVLGGLSALTYGSVAALLAEMFPPQIRYSSMSIPYHIGAGYLGGFLPLIAGIIVARTGDVYAGLWYTWAVVAFGVVVAWWGLPGGPPKDFEADA, from the coding sequence ATGATCGAAAGCGCAGCACCGGCGCTCAGGGAGCCGACCGAGAAAGAAATCCGTCTGGTCATCGCCGCATCGTCGGCGGGCACGGTGTTCGAATGGTACGATTTCTTCATCTACGGAACGCTTGCCGGGCTGATCGGCGCGGCGTTCTTTCCGAGCGGGAACGAGACGCTCCAGCTCCTGCTGGTCTGGGCCGGGTTCGCGGTCGGCTTCGGTTTTCGTCCGCTCGGCGCGATCCTGTTCGGCTTTCTCGGCGATCGCTGGGGGCGCAAGTACACGTTCCTGATTACCGTGACCCTGATGGGGATCGCGACGGCAGGCGTCGGGATGATTCCCAGTGCGGCGAGCATCGGCCTCGCGGCACCGATCATCGTGATCGGTTTCCGCATCCTTCAGGGTCTTGCGCTGGGCGGAGAATATGGCGGCGCGGCGATCTACGTGGCCGAACATGCCCCGCCCGAGAAGCGCGGTTTCTACACCAGTTTCATCCAGGCCAGTGTTGTCGGTGGCTTTGTGCTGTCGATTGCAGTGGTCCTTGCGTGCCGTTTCATCATTCCGGAAGACGATTTTGTCGAGTGGGGCTGGCGCGTGCCGTTCCTGCTTTCGATCGTCCTGCTCGGCATCTCGCTCTGGATGCGGCTGAAACTGAACGAAAGCCCGGTGTTTCAGGCGATGAAGGCCGAAGGAAGAACCGCTGCGAATCCATTCGCCGAAAGCTTCAGCTATCCCGGCAACAAGAAGCGGATTTTCGTCGCGCTGTTCGGGATCACAGGCGTTCTGACGACGATCTGGTACACCGCCTTCTTCTCCGGCCTGTCGTTCCTGCGCGGACCGATGCGGATGGAAGAGCAACTGGTCGAACTGATCCTGTTCGCAGCCGGGCTGATCGCGATGTCGTTCTATATCGTTGTCGGGCGCTGGTCCGACCGCGTGGGGCGCAAGAAACCGATCGTGATCGGTGCACTGCTGGCCCTGGTCCTGCTGTTTCCGACATTCTGGGGCATGGGCCAGCTTGCCAACCCCGGCCTGGCGGAGGCTGCGCGGGAGAACCCCGTCGTCGTCTCTGGCCCGCAATGCACGACCGATCCCTTCGCCGAGCTGTTCGACCGCGAGCAGACCGACTGCGGCAAAGTGCTGGAGACGTTGACTGCCAGCGGCGTGCGTTATTCGGTGGAGCCGGCGGCCACGCTGTCGCTGACCGTTGCGGGCGATCCGATTGCCATCGCGCCCGAATGGTTCGACGACAGCGCCGCGCGGCGGGACGGCATAATCGCTGCGCTGGAACGGCACGGTTTCGATTTTGCGCGGCAATCCCCGCCGCTGGTCAATATCGCCGGCATTCTTGCGCTCCTTCTCGTGCTCGGCGGATTGTCGGCGCTGACATACGGCTCGGTGGCCGCGCTGCTGGCCGAGATGTTTCCGCCGCAGATCCGCTATTCCTCGATGTCGATCCCCTATCATATCGGGGCCGGCTATCTCGGCGGTTTCCTGCCGCTGATCGCGGGGATAATCGTCGCGCGAACGGGCGATGTCTACGCAGGGCTGTGGTACACTTGGGCAGTGGTCGCGTTCGGCGTGGTCGTCGCCTGGTGGGGCCTGCCCGGGGGACCGCCGAAAGATTTCGAAGCCGATGCCTGA
- a CDS encoding iron-sulfur cluster assembly scaffold protein, with amino-acid sequence MSENGAGRLYTPALLNLAVDLANYPLDDTLPRQGEAVSRTCGSRLAMGLACDADGAIERIGMQVSACAVGQAAAAVFAAGAAGRDHGDVVAAEHAIADWLAGGPDADWPGIDAIAAAREHPGRHEAILLPWRAARAALSNASAAE; translated from the coding sequence ATGAGCGAAAACGGTGCCGGCCGGCTCTATACGCCTGCGCTTCTGAACCTCGCGGTCGATCTGGCGAATTACCCGCTGGACGATACCCTGCCGCGCCAGGGGGAGGCGGTGTCGCGTACTTGCGGCAGCAGGCTCGCTATGGGTCTAGCGTGCGACGCCGATGGTGCGATCGAACGGATCGGGATGCAGGTATCGGCCTGCGCCGTCGGTCAGGCCGCCGCCGCAGTCTTCGCTGCCGGTGCGGCGGGCCGGGACCATGGGGACGTCGTTGCCGCCGAGCACGCGATTGCGGACTGGCTCGCCGGCGGACCGGACGCGGACTGGCCGGGAATCGATGCCATCGCCGCGGCGCGCGAACACCCCGGACGGCACGAAGCGATCCTGCTGCCGTGGAGAGCGGCGCGCGCCGCACTTTCCAACGCGAGCGCGGCGGAATAA
- the radA gene encoding DNA repair protein RadA, whose amino-acid sequence MAKSKKRYVCQACGSVSHRWQGQCPDCAEWNTLAEDAPATVFSQKHDLSSGGRAVVFEPLDTPGEVLSRRSTGLAEFDRALGGGLVPGSAILMGGDPGIGKSTLLLQAAAKIAGGGGDTVYVSGEEAAGQVRLRAARLGLADAPIRLAAATSVRDILTTLHTMAPPTLLVIDSIQTMYSDTIEGAPGTVSQVRGCAFELIRYAKENGVALVLVGHVTKDGNIAGPRVLEHMVDVVMSFEGERSHQYRILRSLKNRFGPVDEIGVFAMAGRGLEEVSNPSMLFLSGRDEPLAGSAVFPALEGTRPVLVEVQALIVRLQSGATPRRAVVGWDNGRLAMLLAVLEARCGLNFSSAEVYLNVAGGYRLTDPAADLAVAAALVSALADRPLPGKSVWFGEVSLAGEIRPVAHCSLRLREAAKLGFDRGFGPADDTAKAGQRGSLDYREIGQLANLVDRIVANT is encoded by the coding sequence ATGGCAAAATCGAAGAAGCGCTACGTCTGTCAGGCCTGTGGGTCGGTGTCGCACCGCTGGCAGGGGCAGTGCCCCGATTGTGCGGAATGGAACACGCTCGCGGAAGACGCGCCGGCCACCGTGTTTTCGCAGAAGCACGACTTGTCGAGCGGGGGCCGCGCCGTGGTCTTCGAACCGCTCGACACCCCCGGCGAAGTGTTGTCGCGACGCTCGACCGGCCTCGCCGAGTTCGACCGCGCGCTGGGCGGCGGGCTGGTCCCCGGATCGGCAATCCTGATGGGCGGCGATCCCGGGATCGGCAAATCAACCCTGCTGCTCCAGGCCGCAGCGAAAATCGCCGGCGGAGGAGGGGACACGGTTTATGTCAGCGGAGAAGAGGCCGCGGGGCAAGTGCGGCTGCGCGCCGCGCGCCTGGGTCTGGCTGATGCACCGATACGCCTCGCCGCTGCGACTTCGGTGCGCGATATTCTGACCACTCTGCACACCATGGCCCCGCCCACCCTGCTGGTGATCGATTCGATCCAGACGATGTATTCCGACACGATCGAAGGCGCGCCCGGCACTGTCAGCCAGGTGCGCGGCTGCGCATTCGAGCTGATCCGCTACGCCAAGGAAAACGGCGTCGCTCTTGTCCTGGTCGGCCACGTAACGAAAGACGGCAATATCGCCGGTCCGCGCGTGCTCGAACACATGGTCGACGTGGTGATGAGCTTCGAGGGGGAGCGGAGCCATCAGTATCGTATCCTGCGCAGCCTCAAGAACCGCTTCGGCCCGGTCGACGAGATCGGGGTTTTTGCGATGGCCGGGCGGGGGCTGGAGGAAGTTTCCAACCCCTCGATGCTGTTCCTTTCCGGCCGGGACGAGCCGCTCGCGGGCAGCGCGGTTTTCCCCGCGCTGGAAGGCACGCGACCCGTGCTGGTCGAAGTCCAGGCCCTGATCGTGCGGTTGCAAAGCGGCGCCACGCCGCGACGTGCGGTGGTCGGTTGGGACAATGGCCGGCTCGCCATGCTCCTCGCCGTGCTGGAGGCGCGCTGCGGGCTCAACTTCAGCTCGGCCGAAGTCTATCTCAATGTGGCGGGCGGCTATCGCCTGACCGATCCCGCGGCCGATCTGGCCGTCGCCGCCGCGCTCGTTTCGGCGCTTGCCGATCGGCCGCTGCCTGGCAAAAGCGTATGGTTCGGGGAAGTCTCGCTGGCCGGCGAGATCCGGCCCGTCGCGCACTGTTCGTTGCGGCTGCGCGAAGCGGCCAAGCTGGGATTCGATCGCGGGTTCGGACCCGCCGACGACACCGCGAAAGCCGGGCAACGCGGATCGCTGGACTATCGCGAAATCGGCCAGCTCGCCAATCTCGTTGACCGCATCGTGGCGAACACCTAA
- a CDS encoding patatin-like protein, with amino-acid sequence MRQKELRIALVCYGGVSLAVYMHGVTKELWKLASASRAFHAGEAPAEGVQGVYRELLETIGEDHALKLRVLPDILAGASAGGINAVFLAQAIHSGRSLEPLTELWLSTADVERLVDPDAEPVWRFAKYWAQPIAWWLLKRPGNAVSESVAPETQAEVRRKVSQFIRGRWFEPPFSGIGFSRLLFDAFAAMAQGPCGKPLLPANHPIDLMVTATDFRGHLELLRLNSPPVVEESEHRLPIAFAAPTPARGGHDLADPLELTFAARATASFPGAFPPLRLDEIDRLAREREVEWSGRQRFLERVMPVNTRQGSVEGISLIDGSVLVNKPFEGAIEALRGRPAQREVDRRFVYIDPRPDRTQALRDRDDEPVGFFGVILGSLSTIPREQPIRDNLEILERQSHEAERRQAMIAALRPDVEAAVEKLFGMTLFLDRPTPKRLHAWRAKAQQAAAERAGYAFQSYAQAKFTGIVEDLAELVFDAAPELEVPDARPIALHLRSALATQGLDRLSSPSGGASSEAIAFFRAHDVGFRVRRLRLLARRLSREWDADPDIPSAAVEEAREAIYAILALYFDRENVGNLGPDFASIAARVMTDPVAVIDALAERRLLPEFDETAERMLAEALERMPKNLRRLMLLTYLGFPFYDAATLPLVREDALMEFDPIKVDRISPDDARSIREGGTRATLRGIEFYNFGAFFSRAYRENDYLWGRLHGAERMIDLVCSTIDGSSKLDPAAFKRRIFLAILDEESARLRADPGLLERIRSEVLSN; translated from the coding sequence ATGCGGCAGAAGGAACTGAGGATAGCCCTCGTCTGCTACGGCGGGGTAAGCCTCGCCGTTTACATGCACGGCGTGACCAAGGAGCTGTGGAAGCTCGCCAGCGCGAGCCGCGCCTTTCATGCCGGCGAAGCACCGGCCGAAGGCGTTCAGGGCGTCTATCGCGAGCTGCTGGAGACGATTGGCGAGGATCATGCGCTCAAGCTGCGCGTTCTGCCCGACATTCTCGCAGGCGCCAGCGCGGGCGGGATCAACGCGGTGTTCCTGGCCCAGGCGATCCATTCCGGCCGGTCGCTGGAGCCGCTGACCGAACTCTGGCTGTCGACCGCCGACGTCGAACGGCTGGTCGATCCCGATGCCGAGCCTGTCTGGCGCTTTGCCAAGTACTGGGCGCAGCCGATAGCCTGGTGGCTGCTCAAGCGTCCGGGGAACGCGGTGTCGGAAAGCGTCGCGCCCGAAACCCAGGCCGAAGTGCGGCGCAAGGTGTCGCAGTTCATTCGCGGCAGATGGTTCGAACCACCCTTTTCCGGCATCGGCTTTTCGCGCCTGCTGTTCGACGCCTTCGCGGCGATGGCGCAGGGGCCGTGCGGCAAGCCGTTGCTGCCGGCCAATCACCCGATCGACCTGATGGTCACCGCAACCGATTTTCGCGGACATCTGGAGCTGCTGCGGCTCAACAGCCCGCCGGTCGTGGAGGAAAGCGAACACCGCCTTCCCATCGCTTTCGCTGCGCCAACGCCGGCCCGTGGCGGGCACGACTTGGCCGATCCGCTCGAACTCACATTCGCAGCCCGCGCCACCGCGAGTTTCCCCGGTGCCTTCCCCCCGTTGCGGCTGGACGAGATCGATCGGCTGGCGCGCGAACGCGAAGTCGAATGGAGCGGGCGGCAGCGCTTTCTCGAACGAGTCATGCCGGTCAATACGCGGCAGGGCTCGGTCGAGGGCATTTCGCTGATCGACGGCTCGGTGCTGGTCAACAAGCCGTTCGAGGGCGCGATAGAGGCACTGCGCGGCCGCCCGGCCCAGCGCGAGGTCGACCGGCGGTTCGTCTACATCGACCCCCGCCCCGATCGCACGCAAGCCCTTCGCGACCGCGACGACGAACCGGTCGGGTTCTTCGGCGTCATCCTGGGTTCGCTTTCGACGATCCCGCGCGAACAGCCGATACGCGACAATCTGGAAATTCTGGAACGGCAATCGCACGAGGCGGAGCGGCGCCAGGCGATGATTGCCGCCCTGCGGCCCGATGTCGAGGCGGCGGTCGAAAAGCTGTTCGGCATGACGCTGTTTCTCGACCGGCCCACGCCGAAGCGGCTCCATGCCTGGCGGGCCAAGGCGCAGCAGGCGGCCGCCGAACGGGCCGGCTATGCGTTCCAGTCGTATGCCCAGGCCAAGTTCACCGGGATCGTGGAGGATCTGGCGGAACTCGTGTTCGACGCCGCACCGGAACTGGAGGTTCCCGATGCCCGGCCGATCGCGCTGCATCTGCGCAGCGCCCTCGCCACGCAGGGGCTCGATCGCCTCTCGTCGCCTTCGGGAGGCGCCAGTTCGGAGGCGATCGCTTTCTTCCGGGCTCACGACGTCGGCTTCCGCGTCCGCCGCCTGCGGCTGCTCGCCCGGCGACTATCGCGCGAGTGGGATGCGGATCCCGACATTCCCAGCGCGGCCGTGGAAGAAGCGCGCGAGGCGATCTACGCCATCCTCGCGCTCTATTTCGATCGGGAGAATGTCGGCAACCTCGGGCCGGACTTCGCGTCGATCGCGGCCAGGGTCATGACCGATCCCGTCGCTGTGATCGACGCACTTGCCGAACGGCGGTTGTTGCCGGAATTCGATGAAACCGCGGAACGGATGCTGGCCGAGGCGCTGGAACGGATGCCCAAGAACCTGCGGCGCCTGATGTTGCTGACTTACCTGGGCTTTCCGTTCTACGACGCGGCGACGCTGCCGCTCGTGCGCGAAGATGCGCTGATGGAATTCGACCCGATCAAAGTGGACCGGATCAGCCCCGACGATGCCCGCTCGATTCGCGAAGGCGGCACGCGCGCGACGCTCCGCGGGATCGAGTTCTACAATTTCGGCGCTTTCTTCAGCCGGGCCTACCGCGAAAACGATTACCTGTGGGGGCGCCTCCACGGGGCCGAGCGAATGATCGACCTGGTGTGCTCGACAATCGACGGCAGTTCGAAGCTCGATCCTGCGGCCTTCAAGCGCAGGATATTCCTCGCCATCCTGGACGAAGAGAGCGCGCGCCTGCGTGCGGACCCCGGCCTGCTGGAACGGATCAGGAGCGAAGTGCTGAGCAATTAG
- a CDS encoding CvpA family protein has protein sequence MTVFDIIVLIIVGVAAVGGFMRGFVQEILSLAAWILALFAIRALHTPLYQAIEPYVGSETGAAVLAFTLLLLIPYAAMKLIAGRAGRVSRNSLLGPIDRVLGFGFGAIKGAIIVVLAFSLLVLGYDTIWGAAGRPDWISGARTYRLVNAGSDALVEIVHERRQALRNGAATSQ, from the coding sequence ATGACCGTCTTCGACATCATCGTGCTGATCATCGTCGGCGTGGCCGCGGTCGGCGGTTTCATGCGCGGCTTCGTGCAGGAAATCCTGTCGCTTGCCGCGTGGATCCTCGCGCTCTTCGCGATCCGTGCGCTGCACACGCCGCTCTATCAGGCGATCGAGCCTTATGTCGGCAGCGAGACCGGCGCTGCGGTCCTCGCGTTCACGCTCCTGCTGCTCATACCCTATGCCGCGATGAAGCTGATCGCCGGCCGTGCTGGCCGGGTTTCGCGCAATTCGCTCCTCGGCCCGATAGACCGCGTGCTCGGGTTCGGGTTCGGTGCGATCAAGGGCGCGATCATCGTGGTCCTGGCCTTTTCCCTGCTGGTCCTGGGGTACGATACGATCTGGGGCGCGGCGGGACGCCCCGACTGGATAAGCGGCGCCAGGACATATCGCCTCGTCAATGCGGGTAGCGACGCTCTGGTCGAAATCGTCCACGAACGGCGGCAGGCCCTGCGCAACGGCGCCGCGACATCGCAATGA